One Deltaproteobacteria bacterium genomic window, TAGTTCGAAAATAACGTTGCGGGTTGCGAGTTACGCGTTACGGGTTTAAAACCAACCTTACTTCGACATTCGATATTTTCATCATTCGTGGTTCCTATATTTTTCTTATACCACATAATACCCTGACAGGGCAAGTTGGGTTATTGCGTACAGGATGCCCTTGGTAACTAAAGAATATAATTCTACGCAAAATGGATAGAATTTCTTAAAGAACACGCCTTGGACCCGGACCAATTGAGGTTTTATTAACATGTTTTGTATATCCAAAATCTTGGTTCCGGCTGGTCCGGGTTGGGTTGCACGGAAAATTCAAGAAATAGATCTTGCTTGACCAGTCCGATATTTTTTACTAAAGTATAAGAATCTATAAAATAATAAATTCCTATGCAACAAGAAAGAGACTATGGCCCGTAAAATTTTGGTTACCGGTGCAGCCGGTTTTATTGGTTTCCATCTCTGCCAACGCCTGTTGGCGGCGGGAGATCAGGTGGTTGGTCTGGACAATCTGAATGATTATTATGAGGTCCGGCTGAAGCAGGATCGCCTGAAACAGATTGAGGATAATACTCTTTTTCAATTGACTAAAATAGATCTGGTAGATCGAGAGGCCGTGGCTGATCTTTTTGCTGAACAGGGATTCGATATAGTAGTCAATCTGGCGGCCCAGGCCGGGGTACGCTATTCTCTGATAAATCCTTATTCCTATGCCGATACCAATTTGATGGGATTTTTAAATATCCTGGAAGGGTGCCGACACCAAAAGGTCAAACATCTGGTCTTCGCCTCTTCCAGTTCCGTTTACGGGGCCAATACCCGGATGCCCTTCTCGGTCCATGATAATGTCGATCATCCCGTCTCTTTGTACGCGGCTACCAAGAAGGCCAACGAACTGATGGCCCATACCTATTCGGCTCTGTATAAAATACCCTGCACCGGCCTGCGTTTTTTTACGGTCTATGGGCCTTGGGGTCGGCCCGACATGGCCTTATTCCTCTTTACCAGGGCCATCCTCGAAGGAAAACCCATTGATGTCTACAATTATGGCCAGATGCAACGGGACTTTACTTACATTGACGATATCATCGAAGGGGTGGTCCGGATAATGGCCAGGATCCCCGAACCGGACCCGCAATGGAAGGGGGATCAGCCGGAACCGTCGGCCAGCTTTGCCCCCTACCATTTGTATAATATAGGGAATAACCATCCGGTGGAACTCATGGCCTTTATTGAGGCCCTGGAGGATTGCCTCGGGAAAAAGGCTATAAAAAATATGATGCCCATTCAGCCCGGGGATGTGCCGGCCACCTATGCCGATGTGGAAGATTTGATAAGGGATGTGGGCTTTAAACCGGCCACCCCCATAGAATTGGGAATCAGACGATTTGTGGATTGGTATCGGGAGTATTATGGGGTATAATAAAAACAAGGCGCAAGGCGCAGGGTATAAGGTTCAATGGCTGAACTCGGGGTTTTGGTTTTTCTTGAGTCTTGTGCCTTGTACCTTGTGCCTCACCAGGAGGTGATCGTTGAACGATTTTGAAAAAATATCTCAGGACTTGACCCAACTTCTTCATTTACAATATCTCCCTGTTGGTGTGACTTTGTACCAGGACACACCTCCCCCAGCCCATATCCCCCAAACGACCGAGAATCTGAAAAGTTATTGCCAGGCCCTGGTTCTGGCCGGGGAAGGACGGACTTTACTGCTTAAAAGAGAGCAGATGGGTTGTAAACTGGGGACTTCAGTCCTGGGTTTTGAAACCGAAATGGAGGCCTTTTTAGACGACGGGGTCTTGGAAAAATACGGTGTGGGTTTGTTCGCCACCGAAGAAGCCTCGGCCGAAACCCTGCTTAAATCCCATTATCTGGAAAAAGGGAAAACCCGTTCCGCCTTGATTGCCCCGTTGACGGCTTTTCAAGAGGACCCCCAGGTGGTGGTATTTACAGCCGACAGCCAACAGGTGATGTGGCTTTTATACGCTGTTAATTATGAAAAAGGGGGCAGGATGGACCTGCCACAGTCCGGTGGTGCCCTGGGAGGATGTGCCGACATTACAACCTGGCCTCTGCTCTCCGGCCAGGCCAATGTGACTTTTTTAGGTCTGGGATGCCGGGTGAAATCGGCGATTGATCCTCAGCATTTGATGATGGGCATCCCAGGCAATAACCTTGTTAAGGTTCATCAAAATATTTTGGCTATGATCAAACCCATTGCCATGTTGAACAAGGCCCAGACCCGGTAAAGGGCAGAGAGCAGAGGGCGAGGGCAAAGAGTATAATTTTTTGTAACACTTTAGGTGTTTGAAAAGAACGCGTTATTCACCGCAAAGCCGCGAAGTACGCAGAGAGAATCATTATTGTACAATCCCGTGAGAGGCGGGATTGTACAAAACAACTCTGGACTTAGTCCCGGAGGGCCTCCGGCCATAATTATGCGGTCGACTTCGTCGACCTAAAACAAAGGCTTCCGTTTGGAAGCCGGCCGAAGGGTAGCGGAAGCTTTTCCTTTCTGTCCTCTCAACAGAAAGGAAAAATTATTTCCCCTTTGCGTTCTTGGCGTCTCTGCGGTGAAAATAGTTTTTCAAAAAGCTAAACTGATACAATTTTTTTGATCTCTGCCCTTTGCGCAGAGCTCAAAAGCCTCATGGGCAGCCTATAATAAAATGGCAAAGGAATAGATCGTTTCTTTCAATGTCGGGCCAAAGCAAGGAGGTCGGTTATGTCACAGGACATAAGGAAATCCATTATTGCCGGCAGTTGGTATCCTGGGAACCCGCAGGCCTTGCGTTCCCAGATCCAGAGTTTTTTTAAGGCTGTTCCTGAAGGGCCTGGCCTGTCAGCAGAACTGGTCGCCTTGATCGCTCCCCATGCCGGCTACACCTATTCCGGCCAGGTGGCCGCCTATGCCTATAAGCTCCTGCTCACCCAACCCTTCAGCCAGGTAGTAGTCATCGCCCCCAGTCACCGCTATCCCTTTCGAGGGGCCTCTATCGACCAGAAGACCGGCTATGAAACCCCCCTGGGTGTCATTCCGGTGGATGGGGCACTGGCCCGGACCATTTCCGATTTGAGCCCTATTTTTAAATATGTCCCTGAGGCTCATGCCCAGGAACATGCCCTGGAGATCCAGCTTCCTTTTTTGCAGGAGGCCCTTGGGGCCTTTAAAATCGTCCCCATTATCCAAGGCTCTCAGGATCCTGCCACCTGCCAGGAAATGTCTCAGGCTTTGGCTAAGGCCCTCAAAGGGGAAAAAGTCTTGCTGGTGGCCAGTTCCGATCTGTCCCATTTCCACCCCTATGGACAGGCCAAGACCCTGGATCAGAAAATTTTGGACCGGGTGGCTGCTTTTGATGAAAAAAGCCTGATGCAGGACATAACGCAAGATCAGGTGGAGGCCTGTGGCGGCGGGCCTATTGTCACGGTAATGAAAACAGCCAGACTCCTTTCGGCCGATCGGGCCATGGTTTTAAAATATGCCAACTCCGGAGATGTAACCGGCGATCGCTCAGGCGTAGTAGGTTATATGGCTGCAGCCCTGTTTAAATCCAACCCCGGAAAAGAAAGGCCGGCCCCCGGGAAAGAAGAAGGGTTTTCCGACGAGGAAAAAAACTTTCTGCATAAACTGGCCCTTGGAGCCATTGAACATCACCTCCTGGGAAATCCTATGCCGACTCGGGATAGGGAACCGGTCCGGTTAGCCGAGAAACGGGGGGCCTTTGTGACCTTAAAGACCCGGGGGCAATTGCGGGGTTGTATCGGCCATACCCAGGCCATAAAACCTCTTTCTCAAACGATCATCGATATGGCCCAGGCGGCTGCTTTTCAGGATCCCCGGTTCCCTCCACTTTCCCAAAAGGAGCTCAAGGACCTGTCTATCGAAATCTCGGCACTGACCCCTTTCCGCCAGATCAAAGACATAAAGGAGATCCAGGTCGGTAAACACGGTCTGTTTATCGAAAGAGGATTTAACGCCGGGCTTCTACTGCCCCAGGTAGCTACCGAGTACGGCTGGGACTCCCTGACTTTTTTGGAACATACCTGTCAAAAGGCCGGTCTTCCAAAAGAGGCCTGGAAGGATAAAAACAGCAAAATTTATGTCTTCTCAGCCGAGATTTTTTAAAAAAAACAGGCTATAGGCAAGAGGCTATAGGCGATGGGCTATCGGTAAAGAAAAATCAGGAAAACCGTACCCATTGCCCCTCGCCCATTGCCCATAGCCCCTATTATAAAGAGAGGAGAAAGTCATGTTTGAATTTCTGCTTAAGGAAGATGAAAAGGCCTTCTGGCAGGAGGTCCGGGAATTTGTTAAAACCGTTCCCAGCCAATTAATCCGGGACATGGATGCCGGCAAAATCGAAACCGGCAGGCCTTTCGTGGAAATGGCCGCAGCCAAAAAACTATTAGGTCCGAGGTTCCCGAAAGAATACGGCGGCCGGGGCCTGAACTGGACGGCTGAGGTGGCGGCTGTCGAAGAAGTGGGGGTCCTGGGCAATTCCCTCTCCTGTGCCTATGTCATGCCCAGTATCGTCGGCGAGGCTGTTAACCTCTTCGGCACCAGGGAGCAAAAAGAAAAATACCTGGCCCCGAATCTGGCCGGTAAATTATACAGTGCCGAGGCCTTAACCGAACCGAGAGGCGGTTCTGATTTTTTCGGGGCCACCACGACCGCAGTCAGGGACGGGGACTCTTTTTTATTGAACGGGGAAAAAAGATTTGTCGTAGGCGCCCAGGACTCGGATTGGTTTTTGGTTTATGCCAAATCAGACCCTAAGGCCCCCCCTCATGAATCCATCAGTTGTTTCATCGTCGAAAGGGCCATGGGGATCCAGGTCCAGAGTATTTACAACCTCCTGGGCACCCGGGGCGGGGGCACCGGCCGTTTGGTGTTCAAGGATGTGCGGGTGCCCAAAGAAAATGTCGTGGGTGATCTCCATAACGCCTATGCCATTTTCAACCGCATGATGATTCCGGAACGGTTGCTGAGCGGGGCCGGTTGCGTCGGGGCCGGCCGGGCGGCCCTGGAAGTGGCGGCCCGCTATTCGACGCGACGCAAGGCTTTTGGAAAGACCATTGATAACTTCCAGGCGGTTAATTTTATGGTCGCCGATTCGGTGGTCCTCCTGGATGCAGCCAGGGCCCTGGTCTACGCAGCCGCCAGGAAGGTGGATGCCGGCCAGGATGGGCGCCGTCTGGTTTCCGAGGCCAAGAAGGTCGGCACCGAAGCAGCCTGGCAGGTCATCAACAATGCCATGCAGATCATGGGCGGCATCGGCTACACCACGGTCTATCCCGTTGAGCGGATGCTGCGGGATTGCCGCCTGGCCATGATCTGGACCGGAACCAACCAGGTTATGAATCTATTGATCCAGCATGAATATTATAAAGAACTGAAAAAAAGGCAGGGTCAGACCAGGGACATCGAAGGCGATGCCATAAACCCGGATGAGGAAGAAAAACATTACGGATGATTCGGGGGGCGGGGATCAGGGGGCGGGGGCTCCTAACCCTAGGGCGGTATTTTTTCCGTCATTTCCGAATTTCTTTATCGGGAATCCAGGTTTTCAAGAAAATGAGAAAATCAAAGTCCCTGTAGTGTTACTAACCTATTGCCCATAGCCCATCGCCTATAGCCCCTTCAACTTTTTCCTTGACTTTTAAAATCGCTTTCTGATTTAATGGACCCTTATCCATCATTTGATGGAAACATTTATTGGAGGCTTGTCGCTATGGATTTTGCCAGGCTCTTTGAACCCATTATGATCAACGGCCTTAAGATTCCAAACCGGATCGTCATGCCGGCCATGGGTCTTCTTTACACCTCGGACTATTCCCTTAATGACCGTCACCGGGCCTTTTATCTGGAGCGGGCCAGGGGCGGGGTGGGGCTTTTGACTATCGGGCCCATGGCCATAGACCGGGCGGGATGCGCCCCGGTAACCCCGGGGCTGTTTGAAGATCAACAGATCGGTCCTTTAAAGGCTCTGGTGAGGGAAATCCATACCCAGTCGGAGTCCAGAATTGGGGCCCAACTGATGCACATGGGCCGTTATGCCTTTTCTTTTTTAAGTGGCCTGCCCTCCATGGCTCCTTCCCCCCTGGCCAGTAAACTTACCGGCGAGACCCCCCGGGAAATGACCGGAGAAGACATCCAAGAGGTCCAGAAGGCTTATGTCCAGGCTGCGGAAAGGGCCAGGGAAGCCGGTGTTGATTTTATCGAAATCCTGGCCTGCACCGGCTACCTCATCAATCAGTTCCTTTCCCCCGTGACCAATCAACGGACCGACGAATATGGCGGAAGCCTGGAAAACAGAATGCGGTTCGGTCTGGAAATCATCCGGAAGGTGCGGCAAAGCCTGGGGAAAGATACCCCCCTGGGGGTACGGGTGTCCGGAAATGATTTCATGAAGGGGGGCCATACCAACACCGAATCCTCCCGGTTTGCGGCCGAGGCCCAAAAGGCCGGAATCGATGCCGTCAACGTTACCGGCGGTTGGCATGAAACCAATGTCCCGCAGCTCACCAGCGACGTACCGGCCGGTGTCTTTCTTTACCTGGCCCGGGGGATCAAGGAAAAGGTCAGTATCCCAGTCTTTGCTTCCAACCGTCTGGCTGATCCGGTGATCGCCGAGAGGGCCTTACGGTCAGGGGCCTGCGATCTGATTTGCTGGGGAAGACCCCTTCTGGCCGATCCCGAACTCCCCAATAAAGTCAAAGAAGGCCGGATGGATGAAATGATCTCCTGTATCTCCTGCAACCAGGGATGCTTTGATGCCGTCTTTTCAGCCCAGCCTGTTGGTTGCATCCTGAACCCCCGGACCGGGAGGGAACAGGACCTCCAAATCCAAAAGGCCCCGGTCCGGAAAAAGGTCTGGGTGGCCGGCGGCGGGCCGGCCGGGATGGAATTCGCTCTCATCGCCGCCCAGAGGGGCCATGAGGTGACCCTTTATGAAAAAGGGGATCGCCTCGGCGGTCAGGTGAATCTGGCTATGGCTGCACCCGGGAAAAAGGAGTTCGGAAAAATCATCAGCAGTCTGACCACCCGGATGGCGCACTGGGGAGTGAAGGTCCATCTCAATACCGGTCTGACCCCGGAATCGGTCGAAAAAGAAAAACCGGATTTTCTGGCCGTCGCCACCGGGGCCGGACCCTTGAACATGGACTTTCCTGGAGCCGATAAGCCGCAGGTAATCAATGCCTGGGAGGTCTTAAGCGAGAGGGCCGCCCGGATAGGTCAAAAGGTAGTCATTGTCGGGGGAAGCGCCACCGGCTGCGAAACCGCTCATTTTATCGGGGCCATGGGAATCCCCGATCCGGAGACCTTTACCTTCCTGATGGCCCACAACGCCGAGGAGCCCGAATGGGCTTTAAAACTGCTGCATAACCCCGGAAGGGAAATAACCATCATCGAGATGACCGGGAAGGTGGCCGATAACGTAGGCCGTACCTCCCGCTGGTCTCTGATTAAGAGCCTGAAGCAAATGGGGGTGAACCTAAGGACCAGGACCCGCCTTCTGGAGGTCTGTGATGATTCCGTTAAGGTCATGACCGATGGGGGGGAGGAGTCTATCCCGGCCGACACGGTTGTCCTGGCCATGGGGGTCAGGCCGATGGATGATTTAATAAAGTCCCTGGAGGGAAAGGGGATCGAGATGATTACCCTGGGGGACGCCGGAAAACCGGCCAAGATCGCTGATGCGATCAGCCAGGGATTTGAAGGGGCGCTGAAAATATAATAAATTTAAGGTAATGATTTATGGGTAAATGGATGGACGGCTATCTGGAACGCCTGGAACGGGTCCGGCAGGAGAACCTGGCCGGAGGGGGGATAGAACGCTTTCAAGCTCAACATGCCTTCGGCAAGCTGACCGCCCGGGAAAGGATTGATCGCCTGGTCGATCCGGGCAGCTTCGAGGAGATCGGCTCCCTGGTTCGGGATGGGCGCCCTCCTTTTGACGGTCGAAAAAGACCCAGCCCTGCGGACGGGGTGATCATGGGAACAGGCCAGGTCCAGGGCCGGACTGTGGCCTTATATGCCATGGATTTTTCCGTCCTTTCCGGGTCATTGGGCGACCAGGCCGTTTGGAAGCTGACCGATCTGACCAAGATGGCCGGACAGGATAGAATACCGATCATCGGCATGATCGACTCGGCGGGCGAGAGGATCAGTATAAAGGGCGGCGATTCGGGGTTCAATGGTCTGAGCGAACTTTTAAGATGGTCCTGCCTTTATTCCGGAATCATCCCCCGGATCACTTTGCTGCTCGGTCCCTGTACCGGGGTCATGGCCTCCCTGCCCGTTCTTTCCGATTTCCTGATTATGAACAGACCCAATGCTTTTCTCTGGCTGGGTGGTGAAAAGAAAACGGCTGAAGCGGGAACGGCCGAGTTCCACATGAACAAGAGCGGGCAATGCGACATCATCGCCGAAACGGATCCGGAGGCGATAGACCAGGTCAAGGAGCTCCTGGCCTTCCTCCCCCAGAATTGCTGGGAAAAGCCCCCTTATCTGGATAAGGGCGATGATCCGGAACGAAGGGATGAGGACCTGATCCGGGTCCTGCCGGATAACCCGAAGTTCACTTATGACATACACCAGGTCATCGAGAAAATCGTCGATGAGGGAGAATTTTTTGAGCTTAAAGAGGACTTCGCCTCTCACCTGGTCATCGGATTTGCCCGCTTCGGCGGATTTACGGCCGGTATCGTGGCCAACAACCCTGATGAGATGAGCGGCATCCTGGAGCCGGATTCTTCGGATAAATACGATCGTTTTATGCGGTTCCTGGATGCCTTCAATATTCCTCTGGTGACCCTGGTGGATACCACCGCCTTTCCACCTGGGGATCGCTGGGAACGGCTCGGGGTGATTCGCCACGGGGCCAAACTGCTCCACTCCTATGCCCACCTGACCTGCCCGAAGATAACCATGGTCCTGAGACGCTCTTACGGGGGGGCCAACATCGTCCTGGGATGTTCCCGGATGTTTCCGGATTTTGTTTACACCTGGCCCACGGCCGAATTCGCTCCTACAGGGCCGGAGACGGTGGTCCATGCCATTTTTCATAAAGAACTGGCCAAGGCCAGGGAACAGGGCAACTTCGACCAGGTGTTTAATCAATTTTTGAGCATCCTCAAGGAACAGTTTTCAGTAATGAATCTGGCCAAAATATGGACCTCTTATTATACGACCCATGAAGTGATTGACCCGAGGGACACCCGTCCCAGGATCATCCGGGCCATCCGGGCGGTTCAGCATAAAAAAGAGATTCTGCCGGAAAAAAGGCGGTCTATCCGGCCGGCGTAAAGAGTCACGAGTGACGAGTGGCGAGTGACGAGAAAAGGCGTAAAGCAATAAGTGCAAGGCGCAAGGTGTAATGAACTTCTTAAGAAGTTTTACCGTAAACCGTAAACCTTGGACCTTGAACCTTTGGTTTTAAAGGGGTTTCTATGGGTGAACGATACGATCTGGCGATTCAAAAGCTGAGAGCAATTCAGGAACAAAACCTTTTGGGCGGCGGCCGGGAACATATCGAACGGCAGCACCAGAGGGGCAAATTGACGGCCAGGGAGAGGATTCAACACCTTCTGGACCCTGGCACCTTTCAGGAATTAGGGTCTTGTGTCAATACCACCGGGGAAAGGATCGACGGCCGGAGGATGGATGCACCCTGTGACGGGGCCGTGGTGGGTACCGGCCGGGTGGAGGGCAGGAGGATA contains:
- a CDS encoding NAD-dependent epimerase, whose protein sequence is MARKILVTGAAGFIGFHLCQRLLAAGDQVVGLDNLNDYYEVRLKQDRLKQIEDNTLFQLTKIDLVDREAVADLFAEQGFDIVVNLAAQAGVRYSLINPYSYADTNLMGFLNILEGCRHQKVKHLVFASSSSVYGANTRMPFSVHDNVDHPVSLYAATKKANELMAHTYSALYKIPCTGLRFFTVYGPWGRPDMALFLFTRAILEGKPIDVYNYGQMQRDFTYIDDIIEGVVRIMARIPEPDPQWKGDQPEPSASFAPYHLYNIGNNHPVELMAFIEALEDCLGKKAIKNMMPIQPGDVPATYADVEDLIRDVGFKPATPIELGIRRFVDWYREYYGV
- a CDS encoding DUF169 domain-containing protein — its product is MNDFEKISQDLTQLLHLQYLPVGVTLYQDTPPPAHIPQTTENLKSYCQALVLAGEGRTLLLKREQMGCKLGTSVLGFETEMEAFLDDGVLEKYGVGLFATEEASAETLLKSHYLEKGKTRSALIAPLTAFQEDPQVVVFTADSQQVMWLLYAVNYEKGGRMDLPQSGGALGGCADITTWPLLSGQANVTFLGLGCRVKSAIDPQHLMMGIPGNNLVKVHQNILAMIKPIAMLNKAQTR
- the amrB gene encoding AmmeMemoRadiSam system protein B; amino-acid sequence: MSQDIRKSIIAGSWYPGNPQALRSQIQSFFKAVPEGPGLSAELVALIAPHAGYTYSGQVAAYAYKLLLTQPFSQVVVIAPSHRYPFRGASIDQKTGYETPLGVIPVDGALARTISDLSPIFKYVPEAHAQEHALEIQLPFLQEALGAFKIVPIIQGSQDPATCQEMSQALAKALKGEKVLLVASSDLSHFHPYGQAKTLDQKILDRVAAFDEKSLMQDITQDQVEACGGGPIVTVMKTARLLSADRAMVLKYANSGDVTGDRSGVVGYMAAALFKSNPGKERPAPGKEEGFSDEEKNFLHKLALGAIEHHLLGNPMPTRDREPVRLAEKRGAFVTLKTRGQLRGCIGHTQAIKPLSQTIIDMAQAAAFQDPRFPPLSQKELKDLSIEISALTPFRQIKDIKEIQVGKHGLFIERGFNAGLLLPQVATEYGWDSLTFLEHTCQKAGLPKEAWKDKNSKIYVFSAEIF
- a CDS encoding acyl-CoA/acyl-ACP dehydrogenase; this translates as MFEFLLKEDEKAFWQEVREFVKTVPSQLIRDMDAGKIETGRPFVEMAAAKKLLGPRFPKEYGGRGLNWTAEVAAVEEVGVLGNSLSCAYVMPSIVGEAVNLFGTREQKEKYLAPNLAGKLYSAEALTEPRGGSDFFGATTTAVRDGDSFLLNGEKRFVVGAQDSDWFLVYAKSDPKAPPHESISCFIVERAMGIQVQSIYNLLGTRGGGTGRLVFKDVRVPKENVVGDLHNAYAIFNRMMIPERLLSGAGCVGAGRAALEVAARYSTRRKAFGKTIDNFQAVNFMVADSVVLLDAARALVYAAARKVDAGQDGRRLVSEAKKVGTEAAWQVINNAMQIMGGIGYTTVYPVERMLRDCRLAMIWTGTNQVMNLLIQHEYYKELKKRQGQTRDIEGDAINPDEEEKHYG
- a CDS encoding FAD-dependent oxidoreductase, yielding MDFARLFEPIMINGLKIPNRIVMPAMGLLYTSDYSLNDRHRAFYLERARGGVGLLTIGPMAIDRAGCAPVTPGLFEDQQIGPLKALVREIHTQSESRIGAQLMHMGRYAFSFLSGLPSMAPSPLASKLTGETPREMTGEDIQEVQKAYVQAAERAREAGVDFIEILACTGYLINQFLSPVTNQRTDEYGGSLENRMRFGLEIIRKVRQSLGKDTPLGVRVSGNDFMKGGHTNTESSRFAAEAQKAGIDAVNVTGGWHETNVPQLTSDVPAGVFLYLARGIKEKVSIPVFASNRLADPVIAERALRSGACDLICWGRPLLADPELPNKVKEGRMDEMISCISCNQGCFDAVFSAQPVGCILNPRTGREQDLQIQKAPVRKKVWVAGGGPAGMEFALIAAQRGHEVTLYEKGDRLGGQVNLAMAAPGKKEFGKIISSLTTRMAHWGVKVHLNTGLTPESVEKEKPDFLAVATGAGPLNMDFPGADKPQVINAWEVLSERAARIGQKVVIVGGSATGCETAHFIGAMGIPDPETFTFLMAHNAEEPEWALKLLHNPGREITIIEMTGKVADNVGRTSRWSLIKSLKQMGVNLRTRTRLLEVCDDSVKVMTDGGEESIPADTVVLAMGVRPMDDLIKSLEGKGIEMITLGDAGKPAKIADAISQGFEGALKI
- a CDS encoding propionyl-CoA carboxylase, giving the protein MGKWMDGYLERLERVRQENLAGGGIERFQAQHAFGKLTARERIDRLVDPGSFEEIGSLVRDGRPPFDGRKRPSPADGVIMGTGQVQGRTVALYAMDFSVLSGSLGDQAVWKLTDLTKMAGQDRIPIIGMIDSAGERISIKGGDSGFNGLSELLRWSCLYSGIIPRITLLLGPCTGVMASLPVLSDFLIMNRPNAFLWLGGEKKTAEAGTAEFHMNKSGQCDIIAETDPEAIDQVKELLAFLPQNCWEKPPYLDKGDDPERRDEDLIRVLPDNPKFTYDIHQVIEKIVDEGEFFELKEDFASHLVIGFARFGGFTAGIVANNPDEMSGILEPDSSDKYDRFMRFLDAFNIPLVTLVDTTAFPPGDRWERLGVIRHGAKLLHSYAHLTCPKITMVLRRSYGGANIVLGCSRMFPDFVYTWPTAEFAPTGPETVVHAIFHKELAKAREQGNFDQVFNQFLSILKEQFSVMNLAKIWTSYYTTHEVIDPRDTRPRIIRAIRAVQHKKEILPEKRRSIRPA
- a CDS encoding propionyl-CoA carboxylase encodes the protein MGERYDLAIQKLRAIQEQNLLGGGREHIERQHQRGKLTARERIQHLLDPGTFQELGSCVNTTGERIDGRRMDAPCDGAVVGTGRVEGRRIAVYASDFTVLGGSIATQHGLKFVKLMEMAARWRIPMVWLLDSSGGR